ATAAAACAAAGTTGATGGGCGTATGAGAAATCATTGATTGTGCTTAGGGAGATCAGAGACGACGAGAACCGGGAATGGTGTGATTTTCACGGCCATGCCCACAACTTATCACTTGGCATGATGAACCAGGATGTTGCGACTCGTATTCGGGACTATCCAGGAAAACTTTAGGATCTGGATATGGACGGAATAGGGAACACTCGGGGTTCAACGATCAGAATCAGGGTTAGCATCGATGTCTCCAAACCCTAACTAGGGCCATAAAAATCCGATAATGCTTCGGGAGGTGACCATTTGTTGTCTTTCTCATATGAGCTCCTCCCGAATTTCTTATCTTTGTGGCCGTATGGGGCATCTCGTCAGAGTGTACGAAAAACAGTTCAAGTTGGGACAATTTGTCGACCCACGGGACGATCTTCCTTTTGGCGAATGAACAAAAGCTCATGGGATACGCCTTTAAACAGGCAAAATGTCGAATTTTGTCTCAAAAACATCGTTGAGTTCCATCAAATACTCCAACTGGGGAAAAACCCAAAAGGTAACGGAGGCGTGCAAAGGTTTCCTCGGGCCGGACGGAGATTGGCCCTCGAGTGCAAAGGCAGAAGGGAGCTTGACTGCAAGATCCACCCGTCGAGCAGGGACGAAAGTCGGCCTTAGTGATCCGACGGTGCATTTTTGGAGACTTTTCTGCAGACTCGAGCTCTGAGGTTAGATGGCATCCCACATCAAACCAACTTCAGATTTAGAAGACATTATTCAATGcctgaatttcttttttctatcatGATGATAGAAACAGGATATATACtttgctcattttttaaaaggttGGAGCGATCGATCTAAATTAGTCTTGGAACAAATCAATCGGTTGACGTTATTCTAAAAGTATGTAATAAAGCCTCTAAACACTGGCTTCTGTGTACATTCCCTTTATTAtgtacatttttaaattaagatcCTAGTAATTGAAATAACTCTCATGCATCTAAGGTTTCGCGAGATGTAATGGACCATGCCAAAATACAGGCCAGATTTGCAATTTTGagcaaattttaatattaatgtgacaagtttttcaaattgtagagttcaaattaaattccaaCAAGACTAGAATTCTACTTCTATATATAGTTATGAACCAAAGTTGTAAAATTTTCCCATATAACATGAtgaattatattgaaaatccTCCATAGGAAAAAcgacttttatatatatataaattcttagaGTACTTTTCAACTAAAAACCAATTAATAAGAAGGAAGAAGATTGGGATgaacaagaatttttcatatatgagAAATTTTGTGcatagatattaaaaaaattatgggttTGAGACTTTTCTTTCCGGTACTATTACGCATTTGGTTGTGttccattttcaattttaagtgaaaaatatttattttcaattttgtaaagattttcatttgaaatgagaatacattgtttatattgaattgtgatattaaattaatatcactCCAATAAAAGTTTGTATGCATAGACATgcttttacttttattattgctttaaaaattgaaaattgaaaataaaaacacaaacaaatagGCCTAAATTAGAGTTTATTTTTCACCaatgaatcaatttattaGTACAATATCATGACGGAAAGACAAATCATTATGCTACAAATGACATCAAATAATTACTACAATGCCTTATTCACATacaaatacattaaataaagaaatgaaatgaagtgAAGCATATAAGAAGTATATGTTTGTAGAACAATGTATCTTAATTAGTCATCTTTCTTTGTCCATCTTGGAGGAATGCTCTGTTCATTCCTAAAGAAATTCTCTGGATCAATCGCAATTTTCACCCTGACCAATCGATCAAAATTGTTTTTGAAGTACTTGATGCCCCAAACGCTTGCTCGTGCATAGCTTATCTTCCCTTCATTATTATTCACTCCAATGTCCAGATCTCTATAATTGATGTATGCTGCCCTTGGAAACCTGGAAACATAAGGAGCCATGTAGCTATAAAGCCTCCTAATCCAGCTTATGTACCTGTCGGAATTTTGAGCCTCCTCTTCTTCCCAGTACACCAGATGTTGGATTTTGTACAGATTACCAGCCCGATGAGGAAATGGAATTGCGGATTCAGAAATTTCATCCATTCTTCCACCATATGGGCTTAAGATGACCTCGGCCTCCTTGGCTTCAGGTTCATAGAACAGTCTCCAGATACCTTCCAGCCCGTTTACGGGAATGGGTTTCTGCACATAATCGGATTTTGCTTTGAAGTATCTCACGCTGGGTTGTGTCctattcagcaaaacttcatATGATTCCATGGGGAATCCAGCAAAATACAGGATGGATTGGATCCAACTCATCTCTGTACAGTCTTCTCTCACCAAGACCAATTCGGGCAAACCTTTCTGCATCAAAGGGAGCAATCTATCGATCCCGCCAaggaaaattgaattgaaagaaGCACGAATAGTCATGTTCCTTCCATCCTGGCTGGAATTCACCCTTCTGATGAGGACTCGGATGAATAAATCCGAGTCGAATCTATGCGCGATGTATTGCCAGCGGTGAATCAATTGAGTGGCATTTTGTTCCAAAGTCTTGTGGATTGTGAAAACAGTGACTCTTTCTGGAACATCAACCAATTGTATTTTCCATGCAAGAATCACACCGAAACTGGCACCTCCACCGCCCCTAATGGCCCAAAATAAGTCTTCACCCATAGACTCTCTGTCGAGAATCCTGCCATTGACGTCtattattcttgcatcaataaCATTATCTGCAGCCAGCCCGTATTTTCTTAGCAATGTGCCGTAGCCTCCTCCACTGAAGTGCCCGCCAACACCAACAGTTGGGCAAACACCGGCTGGAAACCCTAGCGTTGGGCTTTTCTCCGCGATCCTATAATACAATGATCCAATGGTTGCACCAGCTTCAACCCATGCAGTTTTCTGCTCAGCATCAACTGTTACTTCACTAAGGTTGATCAAATCAATGATCACAAACGGGAGTTGAGATACATAAGACAATCCCTCGTAATCATGCCCCCCACTTCTAGTTCTAATTTCCatgtcattttcttttgcaCAGTAGATGACAGGGGGAATGTGGGATTCGTGCTCCGGGGTTATGATAACCAGCGGCTTCGGGGTGGATTCGGACGTGAATCTCAGGTTTTGAATAGAAAATCGAAGAATGGAGGGATAAGATGAGTTGGTTGGGGTGTAAACAACCCTGGAAATTGAGGTGTAGTTGTGGAACTCTTCAGAGAGacattcaagaaaatcatcaTGATCATCAGCAAAAGCTGCCGACGAGCAcgaaaagataacaaaaagaatgaagaaaagagTGGAAATGGATGAAGTCTTCATGTTAATTGTGGTTTGTGTATTGGGAACAGATCATTGAGTTGTATTTATAATGCAACATATATGGAAAGGGGGAACTGCGCAGACTTGTTGCCATTTCAAGTTGGAATGTGAACATCATTAGTTTAAATCCTGCgacttttattttctatgaCCAGActataattcaagaatttctaGATTGAATTTAACTCGTCCCCCGGATGTATTTCGTTGAACAGTAATCTTTTTtgcatgaaaaaataaataaatacccctggatttttttcataaaattatataacttttcaacGAAGGTTAAGAATTGTGAACTTTGCCCATATTGAACTTTTTTCGTTTTTGtaagaaagttaaaaaaaatcgaagGAAGTGgatgagaaaatttaaaaatttgtaaaaaatattatctattaattAGTCCATGAAAggttttcaaaaaaatttaaaaaattaataaaattataattcataatccacAAGAACATTTTGGTCTGTTCAATACAAAACTTGGAGGAAAATGTAATGGATACggctaattgttagaaaatcgtaaaaatcaaaaaaatgggagaataattaataatttttcaaacaacgacagcaaatttgtatatttgaaGTGGATAGATACATATATGTCAAATGTGAGGTGGTTTAATTTTCTTGGATGATGTTTCACGGAAGCCTCTGATTTTCAGAAAAGTCGTGAATAATGTAGGTTTATTGATTGTTTCAAAGTCGCATATTTGATCCATTAAATACGTACAGCTTCCTTCATGGAATTTAAGCTCCCCTGAAAAAAACAACTGTACCAAATCACAGAATGTTTGTCATCTTATATATCTAATGATGTCAAAGAGATGACTAATTGTTAAGCAATAAATTTACTTAACTTTTCAGCAATTCAGAAAATTCatgtttgacaatatataaGAAACACCGTTTAATTGCTATTAGatactcaaataaaaaaaccctAGAGATTGAAAGACTTTAATGAAAATCATCAGGTTAATCGCACTAATTTATGAAGTTTCTctttacattaataaaaataaaaatatactattaCGTAATAGCAAAAGATTTgtaaaaatccaaaaaaaaaaaaaaagaaaagaaaagaatgggttaaaataattataaagaaaaacttttttttttgaagtaactcaatttaaagaaaaaaattgaaaattatgactttaattttcaaaataattaattaatttgaaccaAACACAATTTGTTCTCACATAAAATCAGAAGTCATgttctattaaaaataaaaaatatcaacaaaatctgaaaataaaataccataCATTCATACAGCatgaatatctttttatatgtaatatatacaatCCTATGAAactcataatatatttatgttaaagtTTTGATTGagagataataataaaatcattccactaagaaaaagaaatattttcatggAAGAAGAtggcaaaattattttggattttgacAGTACGTaaggaaaattaaattaaacaaattggaAGATAGCACctcaatttttaaacaaaatggTGCCATTAAATTTTACAACTTGGATAACAATAGAAGatttaagaagaaaattcGATTAGAAAAACTAAGGGAAAAAGTATGTTTATTTgcctgaaattataaatttaatgtatTAGTTTTagtgaattaataaaaagaatggcaaaatcaaatatataagttctagaaaaaattatattgtactTGATAAGTGCACAATTTACCATATTTTGATGATGATTATACCTTCTTTTTTAGCTAAAATACTCTTAATCACATGAATTTATTGCATTTCCATCTTAAAAGATTTGATGAGGAGTAAAGATGGAAAATTTGAGCTAAAAACAGCATTCAAAAGCATTTAAAGAAAGACGGAGTAAATTGTGACATATTTGTTGATCCAACTAGACGCGCATATGCTTAGTGTTGCAGTCAACTCTgatgaaaaaggaaagatgCGGTTTAAGCTGAAGAAAAAGGGATGATTGCTTTATGATTTTACAAAGCTTTGGGATATTTGGCCAATGTAAATGAATGATTAGTTAACTTTTTAGGACCAATTATATAcctaaatattttctatgtcTAGATTCATGGAATGTTTATAGTATAAATAGGAGGACATCTCAAATCGATTATTCTATGCACTATTCTATCTTTTGAATTCTCATTAGTTTTAATACATTACCTAATTGTTAATAGAATTCCACTTctttttagtgtgttcttctaTTAACATGTTAGgctaattttcttattttttgattaagtttaaggtgattgcttgattcctAAATGTTGTGATATCTAATTTTGTGCTTACTACTCTcgttaaaataagtattaatgCTATTGTTTGCGTTTTTACTACAaacatctgatttatgaataatgtGATTACTTCTTCATTATCAAagaggtttgcttagctaattgaattttgtaaattcatgtaattatttgtttagttcaataattagTAGCAACATAGCATGATTGATTATGCCACAGtagttaattatgttatggagaattttttagttataattagacctttctaattcttaatacTATTGATGGATTGAATTTTGTGGGCATTCCCATGGTTGTTCATTTTTAGGGATTTAGCTAACAGTCGTACCTTAGATGAtgaaaaggtaagaaaatgTGAGATCGTTAGGTCATACCAATGATCATAActggtttatttatttaaacgaGTGTTATATtagcatcaatgatcaaccaCCTTAACCGGAAAAGgcttctcttatatttatctcttttaatttcattatctctatagtttaatttagtttttttatttttcaaggaCTCGACTTGAAGTCAATCTCTGAGGAATCGACCTACTCCCACTTCTACAAAAGTGTCcttaggaattatttttggtggtctTGACACCCATCAAATATTGGCGCGTTGCAGGGGATTGGtgtttttaagtttatttcttcttgttttcttgtttttgttacTTAGTTTAATACTGTAATCTTCCCATACAGGTGAATTTGAATCTGATCCGAGATTGAGGATACTGCACagagattttaaaagaaaatcaagcaACAAGTTGAAAAGACATTCGCCTCTTCTAAG
Above is a genomic segment from Sesamum indicum cultivar Zhongzhi No. 13 linkage group LG13, S_indicum_v1.0, whole genome shotgun sequence containing:
- the LOC105176041 gene encoding berberine bridge enzyme-like 18; this translates as MKTSSISTLFFILFVIFSCSSAAFADDHDDFLECLSEEFHNYTSISRVVYTPTNSSYPSILRFSIQNLRFTSESTPKPLVIITPEHESHIPPVIYCAKENDMEIRTRSGGHDYEGLSYVSQLPFVIIDLINLSEVTVDAEQKTAWVEAGATIGSLYYRIAEKSPTLGFPAGVCPTVGVGGHFSGGGYGTLLRKYGLAADNVIDARIIDVNGRILDRESMGEDLFWAIRGGGGASFGVILAWKIQLVDVPERVTVFTIHKTLEQNATQLIHRWQYIAHRFDSDLFIRVLIRRVNSSQDGRNMTIRASFNSIFLGGIDRLLPLMQKGLPELVLVREDCTEMSWIQSILYFAGFPMESYEVLLNRTQPSVRYFKAKSDYVQKPIPVNGLEGIWRLFYEPEAKEAEVILSPYGGRMDEISESAIPFPHRAGNLYKIQHLVYWEEEEAQNSDRYISWIRRLYSYMAPYVSRFPRAAYINYRDLDIGVNNNEGKISYARASVWGIKYFKNNFDRLVRVKIAIDPENFFRNEQSIPPRWTKKDD